A genomic window from Microbacterium sp. ET2 includes:
- the ribA gene encoding GTP cyclohydrolase II, protein MSLSPLSDALDALRAGKPVIVVDDENRENEGDIILSAQLATPEWVAWTVRWSSGFVCAPMPADWADRLDLPPMVEVNEDARGTAYTVSVDAADRVSTGISASDRAHTLNVLADVESTPSSVIRPGHILPLRAVDGGVRERAGHTEAAVELMKLAGLPPVGAIAEVVAEDGSMMRMPGLVELAARDGIPLITIEQLIAHLDEVDPVDASAHAAQRRRVSLRAEATVPTSHGEFRFRAYKDRVTGTDHLAVISGELTETAPLVRVHSECLTGEAFGSLKCECGPQLDAALDAIEQDGGVVIYMRGHEGRGIGLINKLRAYSLQERGLDTVDANLALGLPADARDYAAAAGILADLGIEKVRLLTNNTDKVAQLRGFGLEIVEQVPLLVGVGPNNHQYLATKRDRMGHIIDEGDLADAIAHMKEGVA, encoded by the coding sequence ATGAGCCTTTCCCCCCTCTCCGACGCCCTCGACGCACTGCGCGCGGGTAAGCCCGTCATCGTCGTCGACGATGAGAACCGCGAGAACGAGGGCGACATCATCCTGTCCGCACAGCTGGCGACTCCCGAATGGGTGGCCTGGACGGTGCGATGGTCGAGCGGCTTCGTCTGCGCGCCGATGCCCGCCGACTGGGCGGATCGGCTCGACCTCCCGCCGATGGTCGAGGTGAACGAGGATGCCCGCGGCACCGCCTACACCGTGAGCGTCGACGCCGCGGACCGGGTCTCCACCGGCATCAGTGCGAGCGACCGGGCCCACACCCTGAACGTGCTCGCCGACGTCGAGTCGACGCCGAGCTCGGTCATCCGCCCCGGGCACATCCTGCCGTTGCGCGCCGTCGACGGGGGTGTGCGCGAGCGCGCCGGGCACACCGAAGCCGCCGTGGAGCTGATGAAGCTCGCCGGCCTCCCACCGGTCGGCGCGATCGCCGAAGTCGTCGCCGAAGACGGTTCCATGATGCGGATGCCGGGACTCGTCGAGCTCGCCGCCCGAGACGGGATCCCGCTCATCACCATCGAACAGCTCATCGCCCACCTCGACGAGGTCGATCCCGTCGACGCCTCCGCGCACGCGGCGCAGCGGCGGCGCGTCAGCCTGCGCGCCGAGGCGACCGTGCCGACCTCGCACGGCGAGTTCCGCTTCCGCGCGTACAAGGACCGGGTCACCGGCACCGACCACCTCGCGGTCATCTCAGGTGAGCTCACCGAGACCGCTCCGCTCGTGCGGGTGCACTCGGAGTGCCTCACCGGCGAGGCCTTCGGTTCGCTCAAATGCGAGTGCGGCCCGCAGCTGGATGCCGCGCTGGACGCCATCGAGCAGGACGGCGGCGTGGTCATCTACATGCGCGGCCACGAGGGGCGGGGCATCGGGCTCATCAACAAGCTGCGCGCGTACAGCCTGCAGGAGCGCGGACTCGACACCGTCGACGCGAACCTCGCCCTCGGCCTCCCCGCCGATGCCCGCGACTACGCCGCCGCCGCAGGCATCCTCGCCGACCTCGGCATCGAGAAGGTGCGGCTGCTGACCAACAACACCGACAAGGTCGCGCAGCTGCGCGGGTTCGGGCTGGAGATCGTCGAGCAGGTGCCGCTCCTCGTCGGCGTCGGCCCGAACAATCACCAGTACCTCGCCACCAAGCGGGACCGCATGGGGCACATCATCGACGAGGGCGATCTGGCGGATGCCATCGCCCACATGAAGGAGGGGGTCGCGTGA
- the ribD gene encoding bifunctional diaminohydroxyphosphoribosylaminopyrimidine deaminase/5-amino-6-(5-phosphoribosylamino)uracil reductase RibD, with protein sequence MTVRDVERNAMRRALALAVNGPAGFNPQVGAVILAPDGRILAEGWHRGAGTAHAEVDALSRLSPGEAEGATAVVTLEPCNHTGRTGPCSRALLSAGISRVLYAVDDPGVVSAGGADTLRAAGVEVEAGVLGDEGRELLSSWLTVQRLGRPHVTVKWAQSLDGRAAASDGTSRWITGAAARQDVHRRRAMADAIVVGTGTVLSDDPSLTARDADGALLADQPRPVVIGERQTPPEAAVRRHPREPLFFSSHDLSRVLDDLRRQGVQRVFVEGGPTLASAFVRAGLVDEVLAYVAPTLLGGPRLALDDIGVETIGAAVRLTLSSVERLGDDILLVARCAPTPSPANVKDS encoded by the coding sequence ATGACGGTGCGAGACGTCGAGCGCAACGCGATGCGTCGCGCTCTCGCGCTGGCGGTGAACGGTCCCGCCGGGTTCAACCCCCAGGTGGGAGCGGTGATCCTCGCGCCCGACGGCCGGATCCTGGCCGAGGGGTGGCATCGCGGGGCAGGGACTGCCCACGCCGAGGTCGATGCCCTGTCCCGCCTGTCCCCCGGTGAGGCGGAGGGCGCCACGGCCGTGGTGACCCTCGAGCCCTGCAATCACACCGGGCGCACCGGGCCGTGCAGCCGGGCGCTCCTCTCGGCCGGGATTTCACGCGTTCTCTACGCGGTCGATGATCCCGGCGTCGTCTCCGCCGGCGGCGCAGACACACTCCGAGCGGCGGGCGTGGAGGTCGAGGCAGGTGTGCTCGGCGACGAGGGCCGCGAGCTCCTCTCCTCCTGGCTGACCGTGCAGCGCCTCGGTCGCCCGCACGTCACGGTGAAGTGGGCGCAGTCCCTCGACGGCCGCGCCGCGGCATCCGACGGCACCAGCCGGTGGATCACCGGCGCCGCGGCACGACAGGACGTCCACCGACGGCGGGCGATGGCCGACGCGATCGTCGTCGGAACCGGCACCGTGCTCTCCGACGACCCGTCGTTGACCGCCCGCGATGCGGACGGTGCGCTCCTGGCCGATCAGCCGCGACCCGTGGTGATCGGTGAGCGGCAGACCCCTCCCGAGGCGGCCGTGCGGCGGCATCCCCGCGAACCTCTCTTCTTCTCGTCCCACGATCTCTCGCGAGTACTGGACGACCTCCGCCGTCAGGGCGTGCAGCGGGTCTTCGTCGAGGGCGGGCCGACCCTGGCCTCGGCGTTCGTGCGCGCGGGCCTCGTGGACGAGGTCCTCGCCTATGTCGCGCCCACCCTGCTCGGCGGTCCGCGCCTGGCGCTCGACGACATCGGCGTCGAGACGATCGGTGCGGCCGTGCGCCTCACCCTCTCCTCCGTCGAGCGTCTCGGCGACGACATCCTGCTCGTCGCGCGCTGCGCGCCCACCCCCTCCCCCGCGAATGTGAAGGACAGCTGA
- the glpK gene encoding glycerol kinase GlpK, whose translation MADYILAIDQGTTSTRAIIFDKSGSIVQSGQLEHEQIFPRAGWVEHDPMEIWRNTREVIGQALSKADLTRHDIAAIGITNQRETAVVWDKNTGEPVYNAIVWQDTRTQGIVDKLAADGGTERFKSVVGLPLATYFSGTKIVWILDNVEGARERAERGDLLFGTTDTWVLWNLTGGVDGGVHATDVTNASRTMFMDLETLSWREDILDTFGVPLSMMPEIRSSSEVYGHAESSSLLRETPIAGILGDQQAATFGQAAFEQGEAKNTYGTGNFIIFNTDTEIIHSQNGLLTTLGYKLGDEPAHYALEGSIAVTGSLVQWLRDNLGIISSAPEVETLAASVEDNGGAYFVPAFSGLFAPYWRPDARGALVGLTRYVNKGHIARAALEATAFQTREVIDAVNADSGVPLTELKVDGGMIANDLLMQFQADILGVPVVRPVVAETTALGAAYAAGLAVGFWSGLDDLSKNWQEDRRWEPKMDETERDRLLRNWKKAVTKTFDWVDEDVS comes from the coding sequence ATGGCCGACTACATCCTCGCAATCGACCAGGGCACGACGTCCACCCGGGCGATCATCTTCGACAAGTCCGGCAGCATCGTCCAGAGCGGTCAGCTCGAGCACGAGCAGATCTTCCCGCGCGCGGGCTGGGTCGAGCACGACCCGATGGAGATCTGGCGGAACACCCGTGAGGTGATCGGCCAGGCGCTGTCCAAGGCCGATCTCACGCGCCACGACATCGCAGCGATCGGCATCACGAATCAGCGTGAGACCGCCGTGGTCTGGGACAAGAACACCGGCGAGCCGGTCTACAACGCCATCGTCTGGCAGGACACCCGCACGCAGGGCATCGTCGACAAGCTCGCCGCAGACGGCGGCACCGAGCGGTTCAAGTCGGTCGTGGGGCTTCCGCTGGCGACCTACTTCTCGGGGACGAAGATCGTCTGGATCCTGGACAACGTCGAGGGCGCACGCGAGCGCGCCGAGCGCGGCGACCTCCTGTTCGGAACGACCGACACCTGGGTTCTGTGGAACCTCACCGGCGGCGTCGACGGAGGTGTTCACGCCACCGATGTGACCAACGCCTCGCGGACGATGTTCATGGACCTCGAGACGCTGTCGTGGCGCGAGGACATCCTCGACACGTTCGGTGTGCCGCTGTCGATGATGCCCGAGATCCGCAGCTCGTCCGAGGTCTACGGTCATGCCGAGAGCTCGAGCCTGCTGCGCGAGACGCCGATCGCCGGCATCCTCGGAGACCAGCAGGCTGCGACCTTCGGTCAGGCGGCGTTCGAGCAGGGGGAGGCGAAGAACACCTACGGCACGGGCAACTTCATCATCTTCAACACCGACACCGAGATCATCCACTCGCAGAACGGCCTGCTGACCACCCTCGGCTACAAGCTCGGCGACGAGCCGGCGCACTACGCCCTGGAGGGCTCGATCGCCGTCACCGGGTCGCTTGTGCAGTGGCTGCGTGACAACCTCGGCATCATCTCCTCCGCGCCGGAGGTCGAGACCCTCGCCGCCAGCGTCGAGGACAACGGCGGGGCCTACTTCGTCCCGGCGTTCTCGGGGCTGTTCGCACCGTACTGGCGTCCCGACGCGCGCGGCGCGCTGGTGGGTCTCACCCGGTACGTCAACAAGGGGCACATCGCCCGCGCGGCACTGGAGGCCACGGCGTTCCAGACTCGCGAGGTGATCGACGCGGTCAACGCCGACTCCGGGGTGCCGCTGACGGAGCTGAAGGTCGACGGCGGCATGATCGCGAACGACCTGCTGATGCAGTTCCAGGCCGACATCCTCGGCGTGCCCGTCGTCCGCCCGGTGGTCGCCGAGACCACCGCCCTCGGTGCCGCATACGCGGCGGGGCTCGCCGTCGGGTTCTGGTCGGGCCTCGACGACCTGTCCAAGAACTGGCAGGAAGACCGCCGCTGGGAGCCGAAGATGGACGAGACCGAGCGCGACCGTCTGCTGCGCAACTGGAAGAAGGCCGTGACCAAGACCTTCGACTGGGTCGACGAAGACGTGTCGTGA
- a CDS encoding ABC transporter permease encodes MTATVIEPQTRSGGVRSLWAGNPQAVVQRGLIAARSSNWIVVLSGFFEPVFYLLSMGVGLGALIGNVTTASGMEVPYAAFIAPALLAVSAMNGAVYDSTWNVFFKLNYGKLYEGMLATSLGPLDVALGEILYALLRGLVYASGFMVIMQFAGLNLSWTAILALPAVLLIAFGFASLGMAITSYMKAFQHMDWINFVMLPMFLFSATFYPLSVYPDWVVPIIQALPLWHGVELIRGLTLGDLDVGMLWHVLYFVVMITAGLIFTTKRLRALFLD; translated from the coding sequence ATGACCGCCACCGTCATCGAGCCTCAGACCCGCTCCGGCGGTGTGCGGTCGCTGTGGGCCGGAAACCCGCAGGCCGTCGTGCAGCGGGGGCTCATCGCGGCCCGCTCCTCGAACTGGATCGTCGTGCTGTCGGGATTCTTCGAGCCGGTCTTCTATCTGCTGTCGATGGGCGTGGGGCTCGGCGCGCTGATCGGCAACGTGACGACGGCCTCCGGAATGGAGGTGCCGTACGCCGCCTTCATCGCGCCCGCGCTTCTGGCCGTCTCGGCGATGAACGGCGCCGTGTACGACTCCACCTGGAACGTCTTCTTCAAGCTCAACTACGGCAAGCTCTACGAGGGGATGCTCGCGACCTCGCTCGGACCCCTCGACGTCGCCCTCGGAGAGATCCTCTACGCACTGCTGCGCGGGCTCGTCTACGCGAGCGGATTCATGGTGATCATGCAGTTCGCCGGCTTGAACCTGTCATGGACCGCGATTCTCGCCCTCCCTGCCGTTCTCCTCATCGCGTTCGGCTTCGCCAGCCTGGGCATGGCGATCACGAGCTACATGAAGGCGTTCCAGCACATGGACTGGATCAACTTCGTGATGCTGCCGATGTTCCTCTTCTCCGCGACCTTCTACCCGCTGAGCGTGTACCCCGACTGGGTGGTCCCGATCATCCAGGCGCTTCCGCTCTGGCACGGCGTGGAGCTCATCCGCGGCCTCACCCTCGGCGATCTGGACGTGGGCATGCTCTGGCACGTGCTCTACTTCGTGGTGATGATCACCGCCGGGCTCATCTTCACCACGAAGCGGCTGCGCGCGCTCTTCCTCGATTGA
- a CDS encoding sugar-binding transcriptional regulator, giving the protein MTKPADISETVLPERTRDALRAAQLYYMQDLTMDAIATELRTSRSSVSRLLSQARETGLVEIVIHSPLEGPSRLAADIRDRFGVTAHIVPVPDRASDVERLDRVALSAARTLASWVDSNQSVGIAWGSTIGAVSRHLPRRVTHNTEVVQLNGAGNMRTTGIMYASELLSRFGDAFGAQVHQFPVPAFFDDPATKRAFWRERSIRRVLEMQASLDLAVFGVGSPFAEVPSHVYQGGYLDAADYRALSREHVVGDVATVFYRADGSSDGIPLNERATGPDFSVLRRAPRRVGIVAGRAKVPSLRGALRAGLITDVILDESTARELAAMPPDAGPPRAHARE; this is encoded by the coding sequence ATGACGAAGCCGGCCGACATCTCCGAGACCGTCCTCCCCGAGCGCACGCGCGACGCGCTGCGCGCCGCGCAGCTCTACTACATGCAGGACCTCACGATGGACGCCATCGCCACGGAGCTGCGTACCTCCCGGTCATCCGTGTCGCGTCTGCTCAGTCAGGCGCGCGAGACGGGTCTGGTCGAGATCGTCATCCACTCGCCCCTCGAGGGCCCGTCCCGGCTCGCCGCCGACATCCGCGACCGGTTCGGGGTGACGGCCCACATCGTGCCGGTGCCCGACCGCGCAAGCGACGTCGAGCGCCTCGACCGCGTCGCCCTGTCTGCGGCACGCACCCTCGCGAGCTGGGTCGACTCCAACCAGAGCGTCGGCATCGCGTGGGGGTCGACGATCGGCGCGGTCAGCCGCCACCTGCCGCGGCGCGTGACCCACAACACCGAGGTGGTCCAGCTCAACGGCGCCGGCAACATGCGCACGACGGGCATCATGTACGCCAGCGAGCTGCTGAGCAGGTTCGGCGACGCCTTCGGTGCGCAGGTGCACCAGTTCCCCGTGCCGGCCTTCTTCGACGATCCGGCGACCAAGCGCGCGTTCTGGCGAGAGCGCTCGATCCGCCGGGTGCTGGAGATGCAGGCCAGCCTCGACCTCGCGGTCTTCGGTGTGGGTTCCCCCTTCGCCGAGGTGCCGAGCCATGTCTACCAGGGCGGCTACCTCGACGCGGCGGACTACCGTGCCCTCAGCCGCGAGCACGTCGTGGGCGACGTCGCGACGGTGTTCTACCGCGCCGACGGTTCGAGCGACGGCATCCCGCTGAACGAACGTGCGACGGGGCCGGACTTCTCGGTCCTGCGCCGAGCGCCCCGGCGCGTCGGAATCGTCGCCGGTCGCGCGAAGGTGCCGAGCCTTCGCGGCGCCCTGCGTGCGGGGCTCATCACCGACGTCATCCTCGACGAGTCCACCGCACGCGAGCTCGCTGCGATGCCCCCCGACGCCGGGCCTCCGCGCGCACATGCGCGGGAATGA
- a CDS encoding glycerol-3-phosphate dehydrogenase/oxidase, translating into MSSQPAASQPASQRAEVRAIAADPTADVVIVGGGINGIATFRDLALQGVKVILVERDDFVSGASSASSHMIHGGIRYLENGEFRLVRESVVERNALIKTAPHYVRPLPTTVPIFSTFSGLFSAPLRFLTHKQGKPSERGALLIKAGLTIYDFFSRDGGAVPRHRFHGRKRSLAELPALNADVKYTATYFDASMHDPERLALDVLYDGLAAGPHARAANYLSAVGMSASGLRVRDGVTGEEFDLTSDVVVNASGPWTDLTNESLGRDTAYMGGTKGSHIVLDNPALFEATGGREIFFEHEDGRIVLIYPLKGRVMVGTTDIDHDMRTPALCTEEEVDYFFDLVAHVFPDIPVDRSEIVYRFAGVRPLPRHDDTQPGFVSRDYRIEQATASGRPQTTVLSLVGGKWTTFRALGEQLSDRVLGILGRRRVRSTAGLMIGGAEGYPRTQRARATWVESHRGHLDAARADQLLERYGTRAAALIEALPDDDRPLSTLPDYSTGEIAYLARTEYVVHLIDVLLRRTSVAFVGSVTMPVLQELAEVVGDTLGWDAEQRGEEVAASARFLAERHGVDLTQDAVLS; encoded by the coding sequence ATGAGCAGCCAGCCCGCCGCATCGCAGCCCGCATCCCAGCGCGCTGAGGTCCGAGCCATCGCCGCGGACCCGACGGCCGACGTCGTCATCGTCGGTGGCGGCATCAACGGCATCGCGACCTTCCGAGATCTGGCGCTGCAGGGCGTGAAGGTGATCCTGGTCGAGCGCGACGACTTCGTCTCGGGCGCCTCGAGTGCGTCGTCGCACATGATCCACGGCGGCATCCGCTACCTCGAGAACGGCGAGTTCCGTCTGGTGCGGGAATCGGTCGTCGAGCGCAATGCCCTCATCAAGACCGCGCCGCACTACGTGCGCCCGCTGCCGACGACCGTGCCGATCTTCTCCACCTTCTCCGGGCTGTTCTCCGCACCCCTGCGTTTCCTCACCCACAAGCAGGGCAAGCCCTCCGAGCGCGGTGCCCTGCTGATCAAGGCGGGGCTGACGATCTACGACTTCTTCTCCCGCGACGGCGGCGCGGTGCCTCGACACCGTTTCCACGGCCGGAAGCGCTCGCTCGCCGAACTCCCGGCGCTGAATGCCGATGTGAAGTACACCGCCACCTACTTCGACGCCAGCATGCACGACCCCGAGCGTCTTGCGCTCGATGTCCTCTACGACGGCCTGGCCGCCGGTCCCCACGCGCGGGCGGCGAACTACCTGTCGGCGGTCGGCATGTCGGCATCCGGCCTGCGGGTACGCGACGGGGTGACGGGAGAGGAGTTCGATCTCACCTCGGACGTCGTGGTCAACGCCTCCGGTCCGTGGACCGACCTCACCAACGAGTCGCTCGGTCGCGACACCGCGTACATGGGCGGGACCAAGGGGTCGCATATCGTGCTCGACAACCCGGCGCTGTTCGAAGCCACGGGCGGTCGTGAGATCTTCTTCGAGCACGAAGACGGCCGGATCGTCCTCATCTACCCGCTCAAGGGCCGCGTGATGGTCGGCACCACCGACATCGACCACGACATGCGCACCCCGGCCCTGTGCACGGAGGAGGAGGTCGACTACTTCTTCGACCTCGTCGCGCACGTGTTCCCCGACATCCCCGTCGACCGCTCCGAGATCGTCTACCGATTCGCCGGCGTGCGTCCGCTGCCCCGTCACGACGACACGCAGCCCGGCTTCGTCTCACGCGATTACCGCATCGAGCAGGCCACGGCCTCCGGCCGCCCGCAGACGACGGTGCTCAGCCTCGTCGGCGGCAAGTGGACGACGTTCCGCGCCCTGGGCGAGCAGCTCTCCGACCGTGTGCTGGGGATCCTCGGGCGGCGCCGGGTGCGCAGCACCGCGGGCCTCATGATCGGCGGCGCCGAAGGCTACCCCCGCACGCAGCGCGCCCGCGCCACGTGGGTCGAGAGTCACCGGGGTCACCTCGATGCCGCACGTGCCGACCAGCTTCTCGAGCGATACGGCACCCGCGCCGCCGCTCTGATCGAGGCCCTGCCCGACGACGACCGGCCGCTGTCGACTCTGCCGGATTACAGCACCGGGGAGATCGCCTACCTCGCGCGCACCGAGTACGTCGTTCACCTCATCGATGTCCTCCTGCGCCGCACGAGCGTGGCGTTCGTGGGATCGGTCACGATGCCGGTCCTGCAGGAGCTCGCCGAGGTCGTCGGCGACACGCTGGGCTGGGACGCCGAGCAGCGTGGCGAAGAGGTCGCCGCCAGCGCTCGCTTCCTCGCGGAGCGGCATGGTGTCGATCTGACGCAGGACGCCGTACTCTCATGA
- a CDS encoding riboflavin synthase, which translates to MFTGIIEEVGAVTAVAPSGDGLRLTVRAPKAVSDAGHGDSIAVSGVCLTVVDRGEDWFTADVMRQTLDMSTLAGVAAGRAVNLERATAAHGRLGGHIVQGHIDGTGTVTAVRPGAEWRVVRIALPAHLAPLVVDKGSIAVDGVSLTVSAVSAPEAAEPWFEVSLIPETLEATTLGTRQVGDPVNLETDILARHVQRLLAFPPTAPAVPKEGGSR; encoded by the coding sequence ATGTTCACCGGAATCATCGAAGAAGTCGGCGCCGTCACCGCCGTCGCCCCGTCCGGCGACGGGCTGCGGCTGACGGTGCGCGCCCCGAAGGCGGTCTCGGACGCCGGCCACGGCGACTCGATCGCGGTCAGCGGCGTCTGCCTCACCGTCGTCGATCGCGGCGAGGACTGGTTCACCGCCGATGTGATGCGGCAGACCCTCGACATGTCGACCCTCGCCGGCGTGGCCGCGGGGCGCGCTGTGAACCTCGAGCGCGCGACCGCCGCCCACGGGCGTCTGGGCGGCCACATCGTGCAGGGCCACATCGACGGCACCGGCACCGTGACCGCGGTGCGCCCCGGTGCCGAGTGGCGGGTCGTCCGCATCGCCCTTCCCGCACACCTCGCCCCTCTCGTCGTCGACAAGGGCTCGATCGCCGTGGACGGGGTCTCGCTGACCGTCAGCGCCGTGAGTGCGCCCGAGGCGGCGGAGCCCTGGTTCGAGGTCTCGCTCATCCCCGAGACGCTCGAGGCCACCACGCTCGGCACCCGACAGGTCGGCGACCCCGTCAACCTCGAGACCGACATCCTGGCGCGGCACGTGCAGCGCCTTCTCGCATTCCCCCCGACGGCGCCCGCCGTCCCGAAAGAAGGAGGCTCCCGATGA
- a CDS encoding Fe-S protein encodes MEFLRHLVVLIHLTGFAVLFGAWVVEAVSRRRQATRLMDWGLLIAGAAGLVLAAPWPAGIELNYVKIGVKLVILLAIGAVIGIARARQRRTDATPPALFWSIGVLTFANAAIAVLW; translated from the coding sequence ATGGAGTTCCTGCGTCACCTCGTCGTGCTGATCCACCTCACCGGTTTCGCGGTGCTCTTCGGCGCCTGGGTCGTCGAGGCGGTCTCGCGTCGCCGGCAGGCGACCCGGCTGATGGACTGGGGTCTGCTCATCGCCGGTGCCGCCGGACTGGTCCTCGCCGCCCCGTGGCCGGCGGGCATCGAGCTGAACTACGTCAAGATCGGGGTGAAGCTCGTCATCCTCCTCGCGATCGGCGCTGTGATCGGCATCGCGCGCGCCCGCCAGCGCAGGACGGATGCCACGCCGCCGGCGCTCTTCTGGTCGATCGGCGTACTCACCTTCGCCAACGCCGCCATCGCCGTGCTGTGGTGA
- a CDS encoding MFS transporter produces MTQATDSAAAASPPAPANPRSRVITASLVGTTIEFYDFYVYATASVLVFPLLFFPTGNDTTSLLASFGVFGAAMVARPLGAVIFGHFGDRFGRKATLVASLLTMGIATFLIGCLPTFNDIGLWAALLLLILRLSQGFALGGEWSGAALVATENAPTGKRAWYGTFPQLGAPLGFIIANSLFLTIYFLLPHPEDPALRSDAFLAWGWRVPFLFSAVMVVIGLWVRLRLVESSTFVKAEQKGVIRRFPVGTVLRRHWRQAILGTFIMLATYVLFYLMTQFTLSYGTKPADLETASAAARAAAESSGRAFDEAAFAAQFYPGLGFGYTDFVIMQIIGVVFFGIFTLLSGPIADAIGRRTLLMWVTALIVVFGLSFSIFLLPAADPLFTGALTQAFLIFGFVLMGWSFGPMGAVLPELFPTNVRYSGSAIAYNVSSILGAAVAPIIAVALWQLGDGNPWLVGVYLSAMGVLTFIALALAPETKNVDYDEDLGVGATGSL; encoded by the coding sequence ATGACACAGGCGACCGACTCCGCCGCCGCTGCGTCGCCGCCCGCGCCCGCCAACCCGCGCTCGCGTGTCATCACGGCGAGCCTGGTCGGCACGACGATCGAGTTCTACGACTTCTACGTCTACGCCACCGCCTCGGTGCTGGTCTTCCCGCTGCTTTTCTTCCCCACGGGCAACGACACCACCTCCCTCCTGGCCTCCTTCGGCGTCTTCGGTGCCGCGATGGTCGCCCGGCCGCTCGGCGCGGTCATCTTCGGGCACTTCGGAGACCGCTTCGGCCGCAAGGCCACGCTCGTGGCATCCCTCCTCACCATGGGGATCGCGACGTTCCTCATCGGGTGCCTGCCCACCTTCAACGACATCGGCCTGTGGGCGGCGCTGCTGCTGCTGATCCTGCGGCTCTCGCAGGGCTTCGCCCTCGGCGGCGAGTGGTCGGGCGCGGCGCTGGTGGCGACCGAGAACGCGCCGACGGGAAAGCGCGCCTGGTACGGCACGTTCCCGCAGCTTGGCGCACCGCTCGGCTTCATCATCGCCAACTCGCTGTTCCTGACGATCTACTTCCTCCTCCCCCACCCCGAGGACCCGGCCCTGCGCTCCGACGCCTTCCTGGCATGGGGATGGCGCGTGCCGTTCCTGTTCTCGGCGGTGATGGTGGTCATCGGCCTGTGGGTGCGCCTGCGGCTGGTGGAATCGAGCACCTTCGTCAAAGCCGAGCAGAAGGGCGTCATCCGGCGCTTCCCCGTCGGCACCGTCCTGCGCCGGCATTGGCGTCAGGCGATCCTCGGCACATTCATCATGCTGGCGACGTACGTGCTGTTCTACCTCATGACGCAGTTCACGCTGTCGTACGGCACGAAGCCCGCCGACCTCGAGACCGCGAGCGCCGCCGCTCGGGCCGCCGCTGAGTCGTCGGGCCGAGCCTTCGACGAGGCCGCATTCGCCGCGCAGTTCTATCCGGGCCTCGGTTTCGGCTACACCGACTTCGTCATCATGCAGATCATCGGCGTGGTGTTCTTCGGCATCTTCACGCTGCTGTCGGGACCGATCGCCGACGCGATCGGCCGTCGCACGCTGCTGATGTGGGTCACGGCGCTCATCGTCGTCTTCGGGCTGTCGTTCTCGATCTTCCTGCTCCCCGCGGCCGATCCCCTGTTCACCGGTGCGCTCACGCAGGCGTTCCTCATCTTCGGGTTCGTGCTCATGGGGTGGAGTTTCGGACCGATGGGAGCCGTGCTTCCCGAGCTGTTCCCGACGAATGTGCGGTACTCGGGCTCGGCGATCGCCTACAACGTGTCGTCGATCCTCGGTGCCGCTGTCGCACCGATCATCGCGGTGGCGCTGTGGCAGCTCGGAGACGGCAACCCGTGGCTCGTCGGCGTCTACCTGTCGGCGATGGGGGTGCTGACCTTCATCGCGCTCGCACTCGCGCCCGAGACGAAGAACGTCGACTACGACGAGGACCTGGGGGTCGGGGCGACAGGTTCGCTCTGA
- a CDS encoding MIP/aquaporin family protein gives MLLTLLGCGVVANVALTKTKGFAGGFLLVNFGWGLAVFAGVTVAYVSGAHLNPAVTLGLVANGATEFGQGVPVGPLSILVYIGAQMIGAFIGAVLAWAAYKKHFDAEEDAATKLGVFSTGPAIRTYGWNLVTEIIGTFVLVFVVIGFGRNGDPSGLAALGALPVALLVVGIGASLGGPTGYAINPARDLGPRIAHAILPIKNKGGSDWSYSWVPIVGPIIGGVLAGFAAIPLMPILG, from the coding sequence ATGCTGCTGACCCTCCTGGGTTGTGGCGTCGTCGCCAACGTCGCCCTGACGAAGACGAAGGGCTTCGCCGGCGGCTTCCTGCTGGTCAACTTCGGCTGGGGTCTCGCGGTCTTCGCCGGTGTGACCGTCGCCTACGTCTCCGGTGCGCACCTGAACCCCGCTGTCACGCTGGGTCTCGTCGCCAACGGCGCGACGGAGTTCGGCCAGGGTGTGCCGGTCGGACCCCTGTCGATCCTCGTGTACATCGGCGCGCAGATGATCGGTGCCTTCATCGGCGCGGTGCTCGCCTGGGCGGCGTACAAGAAGCACTTCGACGCCGAGGAGGACGCGGCCACCAAGCTCGGCGTCTTCTCCACCGGCCCCGCCATCCGCACCTACGGCTGGAACCTCGTCACCGAGATCATCGGCACCTTCGTGCTGGTCTTCGTCGTGATCGGCTTCGGCCGCAACGGCGACCCGTCGGGTCTGGCAGCCCTAGGCGCCCTCCCCGTCGCCCTGCTCGTCGTCGGCATCGGTGCTTCGCTCGGTGGCCCCACGGGGTACGCCATCAACCCTGCGCGTGACCTCGGCCCCCGCATCGCCCACGCGATCCTGCCGATCAAGAACAAGGGCGGCAGCGACTGGAGCTACTCCTGGGTGCCGATCGTCGGACCGATCATCGGTGGTGTCCTGGCCGGTTTCGCCGCGATCCCCCTCATGCCGATCCTGGGCTGA